Below is a window of Streptomyces qaidamensis DNA.
GCGACCAGATCGACGGTGACCTCGTTGAGGTGGTCCAGCACGACCGTGCCCGGGTCGATCCCGGACGCCGCGACCAGCTCCAGGGACGCGGCCGTGCCGGCCACCTTGTCCCGGTGCGGGGTGTGCACCAGGGCGGGGAGCCCTTCGGCGACGGCCAGTTCGAGCTGGGCGGTAAACGCCTTCGCCTCGGCGTCCGTCATCGAGTCGAAGCCGATCTCGCCGACGGCGACCACGGAGTCCTTGGCCAGATAGCGGGGCAGGATGTCCAACACCCCGGCGCACCGCGGGTCGTTGGCCTCCTTCGGGTTGAGCGCCACCGCGCAGTGGTGCGCGATGCCGAACCGCGCGGCCCGGAACGGCTCCCAGCCGACCAGGGACGCGAAGTAGTCGGCGAAGCTGCCGACGGACGTGCGGGGCTGGCCGAGCCAGAACGAGGGCTCGACCACGCACCGCACCCCCGCCGCGCGCATGGCGCGGTAGTCGTCCGTGGTGCGGGAGGTCATATGGATGTGCGGATCGAGGATGCGCATCGGGCCTCATCTCCTGGCGAAGTGCTCGAGCAGGGGCGGGATCTCGGGTGGTACGGGACGCCCGGCGGCCCGCTGCTCCCGCGCCAGGTCGTGCAGCATGCGGACCAGTTCCGCGTCCAGCCGCCGTTCGAGGCCCGCGACGGCGGTCAGCGGTACTCCGGTGAACAAGCA
It encodes the following:
- a CDS encoding TatD family hydrolase encodes the protein MRILDPHIHMTSRTTDDYRAMRAAGVRCVVEPSFWLGQPRTSVGSFADYFASLVGWEPFRAARFGIAHHCAVALNPKEANDPRCAGVLDILPRYLAKDSVVAVGEIGFDSMTDAEAKAFTAQLELAVAEGLPALVHTPHRDKVAGTAASLELVAASGIDPGTVVLDHLNEVTVDLVAGTGCWMGFSVYPDTKMDPVRMVRILREYGTERVLVNSAADWGHSDPLLTRATGDAMLAAGFTEDDVDRVLWRNPVEFYGQSGRLRPLLDEPDGTAPAEHEGNSIVRGPR